Below is a genomic region from Rhizobium sp. SL42.
GCCACGCGTCGAGGGCGCAGTAGGCGACCGCCGTCGGCGCGTCGCTGCCATACAGCGCGCGCACCCGGTGTGTGGCGCGCTCAAGTCCATCGGCTTCACCTGAATTGGGCTTACCGTTCTCCTTGGGGCTATCCTGACGATTTCGCGACAACGCACTCTCCCTGCGTCCGGCAGAGGAGTTCCAAACAGATGCCCGCCGGACGGTGTCGCACAGCGCACGTCCAACATATGGGCGTGTGTGCCGTCCCTGGCGAAAGGGTCGTTGCTTCTCTGATATTATATCTCTCCTTCCGATTGGCAAGACGTTGACGGGTGCGTGTTTACGATCTGCCTCCGGTACGGGCCGGCGCACCCGGGGAAGCTCCGGTACTGAAACGACCAACCGGACACCCTGCCCGTGGATGGTTTGACGGTACGGCTTCGGGCAAAGGAAAAGGAGTTGTCCTGGGTCGAACAGGAGCTCGTGCGGGTGCGTAGCCTTAGCGGCCAGCAGTTGATCCAGTTCAATCGTCTCGCTGAACTGGAACGGCTCAAGGCGCAACTCGACGGGGAGCGGGGCCAGCTGATTGCCGAGATCGTCAGGGCCGGCACGCGCGTCACGGAGACGGAGCTCCAGAGTTTGCAACTCGATCAAGATCGCCGAACCGAAATTATCACCGAGCTCAGGGACGTCGATAACAAGTTGGCTGAGCTCGAAGAGCAACAGGTAACGGCAAAGGACGAACTGAAACGGATAGAGATCCGCGCGCCACAGGCAGGGATCGTGCACGAGCTTGCTTTGCACACGGTCGGCGGCGTGGTTGCACCCGGCGAGACCGTTATGCAGATCGTGCCGATCAACGACAGCCTCGTTGTCGAGGCCCGCATCCAGCCGGCCGATATCGACCAGGTCAATCCCGGGCAGGGCGCTGTCCTACGTTTCTCGGCGTTCAACCAGCGAACCACCCCGGAAGTCCTCGCCAAGGTGGAAACGGTCGCGGCGGATCTCGTCACTAATCCGCAGACCTGAGAGCCTGACTCGAAAAGACCTCAATAGGCATGGTACCTTGCGAGCCTCCGAGTGAGAATGCGGATATGAGCGATAAGCATCCAGGCTTCAGCGGAAGCGATTGATTTTTCCCAATCCTTGGCCAGTCGTCTGCATCGGCCAAGCCAGGCGAATGTGCGCTCCACGACCCAGCGACGCGGCAGCACTTCAAAGCCTTTTGCCTTGTCTGTTCGCTTGACGATTTGCAACGTGAACTTCGCGACCTTGCGCAATGCGGCCCGCAGCTTCGGACCGGCATAACCGCCGTCAGCAAAGATGTGCCTGAGCCAAGGCCAGCGTCTGAGGATGGTTTTGAGAGCCGCCACTGCACCATCGCGGTCTTGAATGTCAGCGCTGTGGACGGCGAGCCCCACCATCAAACCGAGCGTGTCGACAACGATATGACGCTTGCGGCCTTTGATCTTCTTGCCCGCGTCAAAGCCCGCAATCCCGCCGCTTTCAGTCGTTTTGACGCTCTGACTGTCTATCACGCCTGCCGTCGGTGAGGCTTCCTTTCCTTCCAGCTCTCGCGTCTCCATAACGAGATGATGGTTGATCCGCGTCCACAAGCCAGTCGCCCGCCACTCGTAGAAGTAACCCTGCACAGTTGAATAGGGTGGAAAATCTTTCGGTAGCATCCGCCATTGGCATCCGGTCGACGCGATATATAGCAGTGCGTTTAAAACTTCGCGCAATTCCGTCTTGCGCGGTCGACCAAGCCTACGGGGCATCGGCATAAACGGAGCAATCAGCGACCACTCCCTGTCCGTCAGATCACTTGCATAACGCCCCGTCCGTCGGCCATATTGGCGACGGGTGAAATCAGTCCAGCCCATTGCGGTCTCCATCGAATCCTAAGCAAATCCGAAGGAATCACAACTGGCTGATTTCACTCAATTCTTTTTCGGTCAGGTTCTGAGAGGCCTGGTATTCGATCCGCGCCCGCATTTCGGCACAGGAGTTTGCAAAGCTTGGGCCGCTGACCTTGCTGTCGGGCATGCCGGTAGAGGTCTTCATTAAGACAGGAGAGCGGACGGCGATGTCCTATTTGTTGAAGCTGCTGGCAGACCAGCTAGCAAGAGCTATGGTGGAAGAATAGAGAAGTCGTGAGCGGCTAAGCTCACAGTGTTCTAAATTTCATGGTCGACCGTTGTTCCGCGGCAGGAAAACAACGGGTCAGCGGTTTGAATTGGTTCAAGGCGGATGAGGTAAGTTCCGTCAAGCTGATGGTTATTCTGCGGCGTTTATGGAATCCATTGAAGGAAAACCCTGCACCCGGATGTGCAGTGGGCCGATACAGTGGTGATGTCTATGGACTGCAATCGAGGTAACCGCTATTCGCGATCCTTCGTACGTCGCCGAGACGTCCTGTCTATACACCAAGGCCGCTTGAAATGAAAAAAATCCAACGCAGTTTTGCCGTCGAGTATAAGTCCGGGCGGCGGAAGACCGGTTCCAAGTCCACGTCGATCTGGGGTAACGTGGACCTTAAATCCGTTGCGCGCGACGTAGAGGAAGAGGTAACGTTACGTTTGTCGGGCGGCCCGCAGGAGCAGGAAGCTGTCGGCGAAGTGCCTTTACCTGCAGCACAACAGGCGGGACCATTGTTGACACTGCTGCACGGGCAGGAGCCAACTGCATCGGCTTTAACGGAGACAATGATGGCCGGCGAAAGCGATCCGATGACCAAGACCGATGTGCCAGCCGTCGTCAAAACCGAACTTGCGCCACAGACGCAGCGTAAACCCCGCGCCAAGAAGGCAACCCCTGAAACGGTGCTTGTCGAGGTAACCACGGAGCTTGGCGCAGCTTCGAGCGTATCGGATGGAAGTCAAAAGAGGGGACGCAAGGCCAAGTCGCGTGAAGCTGTGAGCAGTGCCGAACGCGCGCCTAAGAAACGCAAGACGATGCCCGCGCAGACAGTAACGATGGCCCCGACGGCGGAGGGCGATGAGATGGCGGATCTCCTGCAGTTGGAACAGGAAAACCAAAGTCTGCGCAAACTGCTAGCCGAGAAACTCCGTGCTGAGAATGCCGATCTGCGAAAGCGACTTAAGCTCGGTTGAGAATAACAGCCGGCCAGTCGTAGCCACATTTCCACGCTTTTCGGGCTGTAAATTTGCGGCAGTTACGGCTCTCGCCAAGGCCGGAACTTGCAGCCTGCGTGCGGGAAAGAACGTGAGGTCGAATAGTTGGCGTCTCCATGGTGTCCGTCTGGGGCGTGAAGTGACATGGCGTGGTTGTATGGAGCTGCAACGAGGAGAGCCGTCCCCGTGGGGTAGTCGCGGGAGCGGTACCCCTTCGGATTATCATCTGGTCTTGGAGGGTGGCTGTCTCCCGATAAAATGAAGTCGGGCTCTCGACTGGACGCGGAGCCCAGCATCAAAGGAGAACAGCGATGGGAGAATATATCGGCCTCGACATGTCAATGAAAGAGACTGCCGTTGCAATCCGCCGCAATGGCTCGATAAAGGGCGCCAGCAGCGCCAGACGCTACCACCAGACAGAACCACACAAGCCTGATAAGTCCGCTTCACATCGACCAAAGAATCGAGAGGGGTGCAGCCTGCAGGCGTTCGGCGAACGGCGTGATGCGATCATGATCATGCAGGACGAGGCCTCGCACGAAACGGTCGCCGACCGCTGCCTGCAACTGACGCAACCCGCGAAAATCATCCGCCTTGACGGTCGCAGACGCCTTGACCTCAATACCAATAATCCTGCCGCGCCGATCTTCGATCACGACATCGACCTCGTCCAGATCCTTCGTTCTGTAGTGAGAAAACGACACGCGCCTTTCGGACCATGATGCCAGCTTCATCAACTCGGAAACGACGAAACTCTCTAGCAGGGCGCCAAATCGGGTCTTGTCATCGGATAGCCGGGCCAGCTCATCCTCACGCAACGCAGCCAGAAGTCCTGTATCGATGAAATGGAGCTTTGGCGTTTTGACAAGCCGACTGAGCCGGTTGTTCGACCATGGCACCAAGGTTTTGACAAGGAATAGCCGTTCCAGGATGGCCATGTATTTCTGAGCGGTGACCCCGGACAGTCCCAGCGCCGAACCGAAGCTGCTATTGTTGATCAATTGCCCGGCATGTTCCGCCAGGACATTTAAGAGGCGTGGCAAACGATCGAGCTGGTCGATATTGGCAATGTCGCGCACGTCGCGATCCAGTATCAGACTGACATAGTCTTCGAGCCACGAGACGCGCCGGGCCGGCGTGGGTCGCCTCAAGGCTTCGGGATAGCCGCCAGCCAGAACCATGCTCATCAGGTCCTTGCCCAGAACAACTTCACCATCAATGACTGGTTCGTCTCCTGCGAACAGTCGATCAAGCATGAGGCCTGGACCTGAGCGAATTTCAGCCTGCGCAAAGGGAAGAAGCGGAATGACTGCCATTCGGCCGGCGAGCGAGTCGGCAATTGCAGGAATGGTCGCGAGATTGGCGGAGCCCGTGAGCAGAAACCGTCCCGGCTCCTGATCGATATCCACGCTTGCCTTGATCGCAAGCATCAGATCTGGGGCTCGTTGGACCTCGTCGATAACCGCGCGCTTGATCCCCCGGATAAACCCGATCGGGTCGGCCTTCGCGGCGTTCAAGGTACCCGCATCATCCAATGTGATGTATGGTCGATCCTTGTCCGAGAACATGCGCGCGAGCGTCGTCTTCCCAGCCTGCCGAGGCCCGGATATCAAGACGACACGGGTATCGGCCAGAGCTGCCTCCACGAGAGGCAACGCTTTTCGATCGACGAGGGACATTGAATTTGAGTGCTCAGACATGCGACCATTCTTAACTCAATATCCGTCTGTTTTAAAGTGAAATTGCGTCCGCTTTAAATCACGCAGGCGTCCAATCTTGAGCGCCATCACTTCTGGCCCCCGATCCTTGTGAGATCGATTCGGATACCCGCGTCGTCGGGTTTGGTCGGCGCCTCATCCAATATTGTCGAAGACCCGTTTTCCTCGAACGCGCCAGCATCATCGGCCTCTACCGGCAAACGCTGTACGATCGCGCCACCGGGACCCTCAGCCCGAAACACATTCTCACCCTCGAACTTGCCGGTCCGCCAGGAGTGGATCGCGTCATCGAACAACTGTGGGAACACCTCTTCGCTCGTTGGATTTCCATACCACTTCGCAACGATGCGCAGGATCTTGGCGAACATTGCCGTACCCGTCCGCAGGTTGGCGCAGGGTTCGACGAGATCTACTTTCAGCTCCGACGCATCCTTCACCCCTATGCCCGCCGGGATCTGGGTGAGACCAACCCGCACAATAGAGCCGGCAACGTTCTCTCGGACAATCTCGATCGCTTCCTCGGGTGTTTTCGGTTTGCGAACGAGGATCAGACGGCCTCCGGACTTCACCGTGATGGCAAGCGGATCGTCCGAACCGACCGCCTGGACGAACTGCTCGACGATTGCAGGCTTCAACGAAGGATCGGCACATTCCTTGATCAACGCAGCATCCAGCATGCGAGCTCCATGTTTCAAATGTTGAATGAGATGACGAGAGGAAGATCAAACAGGCTGGCCCAGGCCTCGCTGCTCGCCCGCTGAATGTCGATGATCGACGTCCCCGCGGTCCACCAACCGTTTCCGACTGTAATGATAACGTCGGGGCGGTGGAATGCCGATTGCAAGATCGGCCAGACGAGGAGTTGTTCGTAGCAGATCAGCGGCGCGACTTTTGTGGTGGCGACCTCTACGACGGGATTGGCGAAGAAATGTGCCCGTGCGCCAGATCCATCACCACCACCAATCCAGGCTCTCCACGGCTGCCACATCGATCCGGGCACCGGCATTCGCTCCCGGTAGAGAATCTCTGTCTTCTCAGCGGATATCGTCACGAGCACGTTGTCGTATCCGCGACCATCGATGAATGCGGCTCCAGCGATGACCGTGATATCGGTCCCGGCGAGCCCTTTCTGCCAGAAGCGAGCAACCGTCGGCGTCCAGAAACCGAGAGCACTTTCCGGCAACACGATCGTCGTTCCGGGCGGTCGGGCGCGAACGACATCGATCAGGTCCTGTTGCCGCTGGAGACCTGCTTCGCGGCCGAGTGACGCTCCCATTTCAAGCTCGACACCGCTCCACGACGCAGGTAGAATCGGCGTCGTCCACTGAGCGGCGGACCAAAGCCATAAGCCTGTCAAGGTAATGGCTGCAGCCGGCCGATATGGCGTCGTCATGACGCCGAGGCCGGCTACCATCACTACCAGACCCCACCATCCCCAGCCCGGAAATAGAACGCCTGTGGCGATGATCGGATGTGCCCATCCCAGAATGCCGAAGGGTGGAACTGCCATCACAACACACGCAGCCAGGTATCGGAGCGGCTTCTGCCATCCTTTGCGATCCGTCCAGAGCACGGAATGGACCATAACGAAGGCGGAGGAGGCGACGAGCCAGAGCAGAACTCCGGGCCAGATATCCTGACCATAGAAGTTCGCCACCCCCTGCGGCAAACCACGCGATGCCGCGAGGAAGTAGGCTGCGGAGATCGCCGTCGCCTGGAGGCGCGTCCGCGCCAGGGACCAAAGCATCGGAAAGGCCCCTGCGACGGGAAGAAGGAGCACATGACCGCTCCAACTTATCAATCCGGCGCCGGCTGATAATGCGACGAGGACACCCGTTCGGAAGAGCTCAAGGCGCATAGGTCCAGACCTCCTGCGCCAATCCGAGGATGCCATCCATCTGCAGAGGACCGAAGTACCGGCTGTCGAACGACCCCGGGAACTCGGAATGGAGAAAGACCGCGCCGGGCGGAACGACACCACCATCGTAGTGCACCATCTCACGCCTCTGGCCGTCCAGCCGTGCAACGCGCGACTGAGGCAGCGGCCGGCCATCGACGCGCACATCATCAGCTATCTCGATCGCCTGCCCGGATGTCGCCACCACCGTCTTGATCAGCGGCGCGACCCAACCGGCGCAAAGGCCGAAGCGCAGATATCCACGCGCTCGCGCCTCGCGCATCCCGTTGGTATCAGGTGGGCAGATGAAGATCAGATCGCCGACCAAGATCGGACGATCGGGTTCGACGATCCGCCACAGACCCAGCGGCTCACTCGGCGTAAGATTGACCCTGAGCCCTGCGCTCCCAAGCAGCCCGATCAGTCCAAGCGTGAACAGGCTGACGCTGCTGATCCGATAGAACCAGACGAGCCGTTTCATGCGCCGTAGCACTCTGTGTCTATGGCGCATCTTCATTTGAGGGTGAGCCCCTGCGATCTCGTCTGACGCAATGCTTCAGTCTGTTTGAGTGCCGTCACGCTGCGCTCGTGGGCAGACAGTTGCTGCACCGTCCGCATCGTGTTCCAGGCCTGTTGCACCTCACTCTTCTGGGCGGCGTTCATGCCCGACGTCACCCGCTGGAAAGCCTCGCCGTTGGCGTCCTTCGCTGCAAGGGGTAGGAAGGTTCTCTCTCCGAACCGTTCGGTAACCGCCTTGGCGAAACCTTCGAGTTCAGCCTTCACCATCTTGTCGGCGAGCGCGAACTCAAGACCCGAGGGGAGGTCGTTGCGGTCGATGGCATCACGCACCCGTTCAAGCACGCTTCTCGCATTGGACGAGAGAGCGGGGATCTCCAGCGCAACCTGCCTGCGCACAGCAAGCTCCTCGGCGTGACTTCTCCGTTCGGTATCGCCGCGCTGGCGTAGATAGTCGCTGATACTGTCCGCGAGCGGCCTCACATTTTTCAGCGCCCGGTCCCGGTCCAATTTGTCGGCACGGTTGGCGAAGACACCGGTCTTGCCTTTCAGGGAGCCGAAAGCTTCCGGCTCTGCAGTGATCCGTGAAAGCGTCTTCGCCGCGGTCGCCGGATCGCTCAACATTGCATCGAGATTCGCCGCCTTGAACGCCGCTTCGGGCTGCGCGTAAACGTGGTGGAAGCGCATGGACACTTCCTCCCACTGCTTCTTCAATGCCGGATCGGATGCAAGCTTGTCCTCCACTGCCTGATCGATCGATTTCGGGAATGTGGTGATACCGGCCACCATGGGCTTGGCCTCCTTTGCTGAAGTTTGAATTGTGCTGGCCGCCGACGTTGCGAAACCGAGCCTGGCGCCGAGGACTGCAAGCCGGCCGGCGAGATCGACAAGCTTTTGCTTCTGCCGAGCCGTCCATTCGAGACGATCGCGCGCAACCGTTCTGGCGACGTTGACGATGTGAAGCCCGCGCGCTTCGGCAAAGCGGAGTGCCTGCGAGTAGATGCTGCCGCCGGCGTAATCGAGCGTGGTTTCCTTCGAATTCTTGCGCGACAGGATTTCGACCAGGCCTCCAGCCTTGGCGAAGGATCGGTGGCCGTAATAGACGCCGAGATCCTCGCGATGACGGGTCATCGCGACATAGGTCAGATGACGATCGAGGGAGAGTGAAGCCAACACCTTGACCCGGTCGACCGTCGCGCCCTGGCTCTTGTGTACCGTGGTGGCATAACCGTGATCGACATTGTTGTAGAAGCGCTGCTCGACGATGACCTGGCGCAGGTGCTCACCCTCGCCGATGACAGCGACGATACGACCGAGCGCTGCTTCCACCACCTTGCCCAGCATGCCATTCTTTACGCCGATCGCCCCTTCGTTCTTCAGGAAAACAATCTGGTCACCGGCTGCGAAGTGTCGGTTGCCGTCGGCGGTCTTGAACACAAATCCCTGCTCGATGATGCCGCGCTCGATCAGCTTAGCGCGTGCCAATTCATTCAGCATGCGGACGTCACGGCGCAGATGCGCCAGGATCAATGTGGACCTGGCAGGATCGTATTCTCGGTTCCAGTCGGCGATGAGGTTGGTGACCGCATCGGCCTTCAGCTCTGAGCCGATCATCTTGCCATTGGATTGATAGGCTGCGACGGCTTTGCCGACATGGCCGCGCGCAAAATCGAGCGATGCATCGCGCATCCATTGCTCACGCTGGCGATAGATCGTCTCGAGTTCCGCATAGCCGATCCGATCGGCAATGGCGCGGAAGGCAGCACCCGCTTCGATCGGCTGAAGCTGTTCCGGATCGCCGACAAGCACGAGCTTGGCGCCGGCTCTGGTGACGGTCTCGACGAACATCGCCATCTGCCGCGACGAAACCATGCCAGCCTCGTCCAGAACGAACACAGTCTTCTCGTCGAGCATCCCGCGACCTTGGCTCCAGCTGAGCTCCCAGGACGACAACGTGCGCGAGACAATACCCGCTTCCTTCTCCAGACCTTCTGCCGCCTTGCCGGCGAGGGCGCCACCGACGACACGGTAGCCGGCCGCCTCCCATGCCTCGCGCGCCGCCTTCATCATCGTGGTCTTGCCCGCGCCGGCGCGGCCGATCACGGCGGCGATCCGCTCACCACCGGCAACGTGTTCGATGGCGGCCTTCTGCTCGTCGGACAGCCGTTCGTGGCGCGCGAACGTCGCCTCGAGCACTGGTTTCCGGACGCCATGCGACGACCGCTGCGAGAGCAAGATTGCCCGGTTGGCCATCTCGGCTTCGAGGCGGATCAGTTCGCGTGTCGTGTATTTTTCCGGCGCACGGACCCCGGTCACGAAGTCCAACCGCTCGCGATCAAGACGGAGGGTTTCCGGGTTCTGCAGGATGCGCGCCATCAAGCTTTGGAAGAGACCCGCATCATCGATGTAGCGATGCAGCACCTTGGCGACGTCGCGCTCGTCGAAGACACTCTTCTCCCGCGTGATCAGGTCGAGCACCAGTTCCGGATTGCGCTGGATCCGACGCACGTTCTCGGCCCGGCGTTCTTCCTGTAGCTCCAATCTTTCGAGTGATGCCGCCTCTCCCTTCCCGTCCGCTTTTCGCTCGACCGCCTTGGCGCCGACACCCAGATGGATCGTCGGCGTAAGCTCGATACCCTGCTCCTCGAACGAGCGGCCATCGACACGGACATCCAGCCCGGCAATCGCGAGATGCCTATTCTGGCAGGCGAACCAACCATCTCGGAACGCATTGAAGTTTTCGAGCCCGCCGGCCCAAAGCTTATAGACGATCTTACCCGCGTCATTGCGGAGTGGCTGGCCGTCCGGGCCGGTGACAGCGACCTTCTTCGACCCGAAACCGTCTTCGGTCAGTGGCCGCAATGTGGTCATCAGATGGATATGCGGATTGCCCGGCGCATCATGGAAAACCCAGTCCGCGACCATCCCCTCTGCGGTGATATGCCTGCCTACGAAATCCCGGACAAGCTCGATATTCTGCAGGGGGGATAGTTCGATTGGAAGCGCTATGGTCACATCCTTGGCAAGCTGCGCATCGGAACGCTTCTCGAAGTCCTCGACCTTGTTCCAGAACGCCTCCGAAGCACCCGACACCGAACGATCGGCAATCATCGATTGCAGCCATTCCGGTGCATCCGAAGGGATGACAAACTCCTCGTGCAGCAGTCCCTGCTTGGCGCGATAGTCGATCGCCCGGGCTTCCCGCTCGTAGTCCATTTTGGCGCAGTGCCGATACGCCGCCGACAACACGGCGCTGCGGCCGGAGCCACGGGCGACGATGCTGACTGAGAAATGCGGCACGGCCATTGCGACGAAGCTCCTTCAATCGAACAAAATCAAAGTGTTCATCGAGAGCGGACGACCCTGCCAGGGGGCAAAAGCAGAGTGTCGCATCAGCGACGTATAATTGCGCCCTTCGGATCCGCTCTCATCGAGCGGTCGGGATCATGCTCAAAAGCGTAGGCTCCGCCTACTCGCATTTCTGCTAGTAGATCGGCATGCCGATCTGAAGGACTCTGGTGTCGTGAACCAAGACAAGCAACATCAAAGGACAATCCAGAGATGAAGAAGCCATCCTCCAGGATCCGCGAAGAGATCGCTAAGCTCCAAGAACAGCTCAAGCACGCGGAAACGAGAGAAGCCGAACGCATTGGCCGCATTGCGCTTCGGGCAGGTCTCGGCGAGATCGAGATCGATGAGACGGAACTACACGCGGCGCTCGAAGAGCTGGCGAAACGCTTTCGCGCAGGCAAGCCAGGTGCGATCGGAAGGAAGGGGTCAGGGGAAAGCAGATCGAGCGGCGGACAGTCCGAGACGGCCGCGTCTGGCGCGGCTCCGGGCAGCGTTGGCGAGGATTGAGCGGATGAGCAGGAACGCAACCTCCGACACCCGGAAGAAGGACACCCGCGAAAAGATCGCGCTTGGCGGCCTGATCGTCAAAGCGGGTCTTCGCTTCGAGAAACGCGCGCTCCTTCTCGGAGCTCTGATCGAACTGCAGCAGCGGCTGAAGTCCGACGACAGCGAGCGAGCGCGGTTGACAGCGATCGGAGCGGAGGCGTTCGGCAATGAAAGCGAATAGGATCGTGCTCCTCATTCTCCCCGTGGCCATGATGATCGCAACTGTGTTCGTTGTGACCGGCATCGACACTTGGCTTGCCGGCTTTGGCAAGACAGAAGCGGCGAAGCTTGGACTGGGGCGGGCAGGGGTCGCGGCACCTTACATGGCGGCTGCGGCACTCGGACTGATTTTTCTGTTCGCGGCGGCGGGATCGGCGAGTATCCGCGCTGCAGGCTGGGGCGCGGCGACCGGAAATGCCACAATCATCCTGACGGCTTGTGCAAGAGAGGGTCTCCGACTTGCAGCGCTTTCATCGCAGGTGCCGGCGGGGCAGTCAGCACTATCCTACCTCGATCCAGCAACGATGATCGGCGCAGCGGCGGCATTGATGTCCGGCTGCTTTGCAATGCGCGTGGCGATGGTCGGCAACGCTGCCTTCGCCCGCGCAGCACCCAAGCGCATTGTCGGCAAGCGTGCCCTCCACGGCGAAGCCGATTGGATGAAACTCGCCGAGGCGGAAAGGCTGTTTTCTCAAGCCGGCGGGATTGTCATTGGCGAACGATATCGCGTCGACCGCGACAGCGTTGCAGGTGTATCGTTCCGCTCTGAAAACAAGGAGACATGGGGGGCAGGGGGCCAATCGCCGCTTCTCTGCTTCGATGGTTCGTTTGGCTCCTCTCACGGCATCGTCTTTGCCGGATCTGGCGGTTTCAAAACGACCTCCGTGACAATCCCGACGGCACTGAAATGGGGCGGTTCCCTCATCGTGCTCGATCCCTCCAACGAGGTCGCACCGATGGTGTCGAAACACCGCGAAGACGCCGGCCGACGGATCCGGATCCTCGATCCGCGCGAACCCGCAACCGGCTTCAATGCGCTCGATTGGGTCGGCCAATATGGCGGAACGAAGGAGGAGGATATTGCATCGGTCGCGTCATGGATCATGAGCGACAGCGGTCGTCCGACTGGGGTCCGCGACGACTTCTTCCGAGCATCGGCCCTGCAGCTTTTGACGGCGATCATTGCCGACGTTTGCCTCTCCGGCCACACGCCCGAGGAACAGCAAACGCTACGCCAGGTCCGTGTCAATCTATCCGAGCCCGAGCCAAAGCTCCGTCAGCGCCTGCAGGATATTTACGACACTTCGGGATCGGACTTCGTGAAGGAGAACGTGGCCGCCTTCGTCAACATGACGCCGGAAACCTTCAGCGGTGTCTATGCCAATGCGATCAAGGAGACGCACTGGCTTTCATACCAGAACTATGCTGCCCTGGTCTCGGGTTCAACATTCCAGACCGACGACATTGCTTCCGGAACGACCGACGTGTTCATAAACATCGATCTGAAGACGCTGGAGACCCATGCCGGATTGGTGCGGGTCGTCATCGGATCATTTCTCAATGCGATCTACAATCGCGATGGCGCAATGGAAGGTCGAGCCCTGTTCCTTCTCGATGAGGTGGCCCGGCTCGGCTACATGCGCATCCTTGAGACCGCACGGGACGCCGGTCGAAAGTACAGCATCACACTGACGATGATCTACCAGTCCATCGGCCAGTTGCGTGAAACCTACGGCGGCCGAGATGCATCGAGCAAATGGTTCGAGAGCGCAAGCTGGATCAGTTTCGCCGCTATCAATGATCCAGAGACGGCCGACTACATCTCCCGGCGCTGCGGCATGACGACAGTCGAGATCGATCAGGTCAGTCGCAGTTTTCAATCACGGGGTTCGTCTCGGACACGTTCAAAACAGTTGGCAGCCCGACCACTGATCCAGCCTCATGAAGTTCTGTGCATGCGCGCCGACGAGCAGATCATATTCACGGCAGGTAATCCGCCACTTCGATGTGGTCGTGCGATCTGGTTCCGACGAGAGGACATGAAAAGCTGCGTCGATGCCAATCTGTTCATGAAGGCCGGTGCGTAGCTCATCCATGCGGGGCGTCACTTTGC
It encodes:
- a CDS encoding HlyD family efflux transporter periplasmic adaptor subunit, with the protein product MSWVEQELVRVRSLSGQQLIQFNRLAELERLKAQLDGERGQLIAEIVRAGTRVTETELQSLQLDQDRRTEIITELRDVDNKLAELEEQQVTAKDELKRIEIRAPQAGIVHELALHTVGGVVAPGETVMQIVPINDSLVVEARIQPADIDQVNPGQGAVLRFSAFNQRTTPEVLAKVETVAADLVTNPQT
- a CDS encoding ATP-binding protein; translated protein: MSLVDRKALPLVEAALADTRVVLISGPRQAGKTTLARMFSDKDRPYITLDDAGTLNAAKADPIGFIRGIKRAVIDEVQRAPDLMLAIKASVDIDQEPGRFLLTGSANLATIPAIADSLAGRMAVIPLLPFAQAEIRSGPGLMLDRLFAGDEPVIDGEVVLGKDLMSMVLAGGYPEALRRPTPARRVSWLEDYVSLILDRDVRDIANIDQLDRLPRLLNVLAEHAGQLINNSSFGSALGLSGVTAQKYMAILERLFLVKTLVPWSNNRLSRLVKTPKLHFIDTGLLAALREDELARLSDDKTRFGALLESFVVSELMKLASWSERRVSFSHYRTKDLDEVDVVIEDRRGRIIGIEVKASATVKADDFRGLRQLQAAVGDRFVRGLVLHDHDRITPFAERLQAAPLSILWSM
- the traF gene encoding conjugative transfer signal peptidase TraF is translated as MKRLVWFYRISSVSLFTLGLIGLLGSAGLRVNLTPSEPLGLWRIVEPDRPILVGDLIFICPPDTNGMREARARGYLRFGLCAGWVAPLIKTVVATSGQAIEIADDVRVDGRPLPQSRVARLDGQRREMVHYDGGVVPPGAVFLHSEFPGSFDSRYFGPLQMDGILGLAQEVWTYAP
- a CDS encoding TraH family protein gives rise to the protein MLDAALIKECADPSLKPAIVEQFVQAVGSDDPLAITVKSGGRLILVRKPKTPEEAIEIVRENVAGSIVRVGLTQIPAGIGVKDASELKVDLVEPCANLRTGTAMFAKILRIVAKWYGNPTSEEVFPQLFDDAIHSWRTGKFEGENVFRAEGPGGAIVQRLPVEADDAGAFEENGSSTILDEAPTKPDDAGIRIDLTRIGGQK
- a CDS encoding IS5 family transposase, whose translation is MGWTDFTRRQYGRRTGRYASDLTDREWSLIAPFMPMPRRLGRPRKTELREVLNALLYIASTGCQWRMLPKDFPPYSTVQGYFYEWRATGLWTRINHHLVMETRELEGKEASPTAGVIDSQSVKTTESGGIAGFDAGKKIKGRKRHIVVDTLGLMVGLAVHSADIQDRDGAVAALKTILRRWPWLRHIFADGGYAGPKLRAALRKVAKFTLQIVKRTDKAKGFEVLPRRWVVERTFAWLGRCRRLAKDWEKSIASAEAWMLIAHIRILTRRLARYHAY
- a CDS encoding conjugal transfer protein TraB, giving the protein MRLELFRTGVLVALSAGAGLISWSGHVLLLPVAGAFPMLWSLARTRLQATAISAAYFLAASRGLPQGVANFYGQDIWPGVLLWLVASSAFVMVHSVLWTDRKGWQKPLRYLAACVVMAVPPFGILGWAHPIIATGVLFPGWGWWGLVVMVAGLGVMTTPYRPAAAITLTGLWLWSAAQWTTPILPASWSGVELEMGASLGREAGLQRQQDLIDVVRARPPGTTIVLPESALGFWTPTVARFWQKGLAGTDITVIAGAAFIDGRGYDNVLVTISAEKTEILYRERMPVPGSMWQPWRAWIGGGDGSGARAHFFANPVVEVATTKVAPLICYEQLLVWPILQSAFHRPDVIITVGNGWWTAGTSIIDIQRASSEAWASLFDLPLVISFNI
- a CDS encoding transcriptional regulator, with the translated sequence MKKIQRSFAVEYKSGRRKTGSKSTSIWGNVDLKSVARDVEEEVTLRLSGGPQEQEAVGEVPLPAAQQAGPLLTLLHGQEPTASALTETMMAGESDPMTKTDVPAVVKTELAPQTQRKPRAKKATPETVLVEVTTELGAASSVSDGSQKRGRKAKSREAVSSAERAPKKRKTMPAQTVTMAPTAEGDEMADLLQLEQENQSLRKLLAEKLRAENADLRKRLKLG